The genomic region TGAAACGGCAGCATCTGTCCTGTATCGATGCGCTTCAACAGCTTACGGGGGCAAAGGTCGAGGGCGGGGCATTGAAATCCTCCCGCATTGAATTTGTTCCGGGCAGGCTGGTTCCAAAGACCCTGGCGATTGATATCGGCACGGCCGGTTCCATTACCCTCCTGCTTCAATCCCTGATGCTGCCGCTCATGTTTGCCGGCAGCCGTATTGATCTGATGCTTACCGGTGGTACGGATACGAGGTGGAGCATCCCCATCGATTATTTCAAGCACATCATCGTGCCCTATGCCAATGCGTTTGCCGGCATCGACAGCCATGTCATTCGCAGGGGCTTTTTCCCGAAAGGACAGGGCCGGGTGGATATTACCGTCCGGCCCGGATATCACATCGACGATTTTGATACGATGGGCCATTTCCTCCGGTATTTGCGCAGCAAAGTGGCCCCGATCATGCTGCTGGAAAAAGAACAGCCGGTCTGTATAAAGGGGGTGGCATCAGCTTCCGGGTCGCTGAAGAAGGCCGAGGTGTCAAAGCGGATGATTTCGGGCGCTACGAACAGGCTTAACGGGTTGTGGCCGGTGGACATCATGGAGCAATATAGCCCGTCGGCTTCCAGCGGCGCCATTATTACGCTGTGGGCGGTCGGTAGCCGGGGCGGTGTATCCATGGGGGCCGATTGCCTGGGGCAGAGGGGCAAACGCGCTGAAATCGTGGGCGAAACAGCCGCGACAAAACTTTTTGAATTGTTGAATTCGGATGCGGCAGTTGACTGCCATCTGGCCGACAACCTGATCCCGTTGCTGGCACTGGCGCGCGGTCGCATGAAAACCAATCAGATCACCGGTCATATCCGTTCCAACTGTTATGTCTGTGAGCAGTTCATCGACGTGG from Desulfobacterales bacterium harbors:
- the rtcA gene encoding RNA 3'-terminal phosphate cyclase, with the protein product MITIDGSYMEGGGQIIRTALAFSALTRKPFRAVNIRHNRPVPGLKRQHLSCIDALQQLTGAKVEGGALKSSRIEFVPGRLVPKTLAIDIGTAGSITLLLQSLMLPLMFAGSRIDLMLTGGTDTRWSIPIDYFKHIIVPYANAFAGIDSHVIRRGFFPKGQGRVDITVRPGYHIDDFDTMGHFLRYLRSKVAPIMLLEKEQPVCIKGVASASGSLKKAEVSKRMISGATNRLNGLWPVDIMEQYSPSASSGAIITLWAVGSRGGVSMGADCLGQRGKRAEIVGETAATKLFELLNSDAAVDCHLADNLIPLLALARGRMKTNQITGHIRSNCYVCEQFIDVAFDIDEQNGIIRVV